A region from the Planctomycetia bacterium genome encodes:
- a CDS encoding DUF1549 domain-containing protein, with amino-acid sequence MKRLLLHIMLAVALLQASGAAAEGPDFRDDVLPLLKLHCVRCHGPAKQAGELNLSLPTAIARGGENGPAVNTAEATSSLLWQRVESNEMPPEEPLPDDAKQILKQWLAAGAPGLPTEVSPKPNGDEHWAYQPLNPSAPPEPRDASRLINDIDRFIQSTLESRGLSLAPAADRTTLIRRVAFDLTGLPPSPAEIAAFVNDTNDHAYENMVDRYLASPHYGERWGKYWLDAAGYADSNGYFNADTDRPHAFRYRDWVINSVNSDQPFDAFLHAQLAGDTLASYKPGADVTPEMLPLLAATHFLRNSPDGTDSSDGNDDERRADKYAVLEGSVQIMGSALFGVTTQCARCHDHKFEPFKQRDYYQLQAILFPAFNV; translated from the coding sequence ATGAAGCGATTGCTGCTTCACATCATGTTGGCCGTCGCCCTGCTCCAAGCAAGCGGCGCGGCCGCCGAGGGACCGGACTTTCGCGATGACGTCCTCCCTCTCCTCAAACTCCATTGCGTACGCTGTCATGGCCCGGCCAAGCAAGCAGGAGAGCTGAACCTCAGCCTCCCCACGGCCATCGCCCGCGGCGGCGAGAACGGACCGGCGGTCAACACCGCGGAAGCAACATCCAGCCTCCTCTGGCAGCGCGTCGAATCCAACGAAATGCCGCCCGAGGAACCGCTCCCCGACGACGCCAAGCAGATCCTGAAACAGTGGCTCGCAGCCGGCGCACCAGGCTTACCTACTGAGGTTTCACCGAAACCAAACGGCGACGAACACTGGGCCTACCAACCGCTAAACCCCTCGGCGCCGCCCGAGCCGCGCGACGCCTCGCGCCTCATTAACGACATCGATCGCTTCATTCAGTCCACGCTGGAGTCGCGAGGATTGTCGCTCGCCCCCGCAGCCGACCGCACCACGCTCATTCGCCGTGTCGCTTTCGACCTCACCGGTCTACCTCCCTCGCCCGCTGAGATCGCGGCCTTCGTCAACGACACAAACGATCACGCCTACGAAAACATGGTCGACCGCTATCTCGCCTCGCCTCACTACGGTGAGCGTTGGGGAAAATACTGGCTCGACGCCGCTGGCTACGCCGACTCCAACGGCTACTTCAACGCCGACACCGATCGCCCGCACGCCTTCCGCTATCGCGATTGGGTCATCAACTCCGTCAACAGCGACCAGCCGTTCGACGCCTTCCTCCATGCACAGCTCGCCGGCGACACCCTCGCCAGCTACAAACCTGGCGCTGACGTCACACCGGAAATGTTGCCGCTGCTCGCCGCCACGCACTTCCTCCGCAACAGCCCCGACGGCACCGACAGCAGCGACGGCAACGACGACGAACGCCGCGCCGATAAATACGCCGTCCTCGAAGGCTCCGTCCAAATCATGGGCTCGGCCCTCTTCGGCGTCACCACGCAATGCGCCCGTTGCCACGACCACAAGTTCGAGCCTTTCAAGCAACGCGACTACTACCAACTGCAAGCGATCCTCTTCCCGGCCTTCAATGT